The Hymenobacter sp. 5317J-9 genome has a window encoding:
- a CDS encoding polysaccharide deacetylase family protein has product MASSAGFRLVLLLALLGPGAAGCAAAQVLRRPVPDKLVVLTFDDAAVSHATYVAPLLKQYGFGGTFFVCEFREPPFADKTKYMTWAQIQGLHRQGFEVASHTLTHQHVNKMSRAQLGAELDSIEARCRTWGIPRPTTFAYPGYDTHPTATALLPERGYAFARAGGARAYDPATDHPMLLPSFSISGPDTARVLSAIRQAHDGRVVILTVHGVPDVAHDWVTTPPALFDAYLKYLHDHHYRVIALRDLARFVNVPEALRTLPPRYKHLK; this is encoded by the coding sequence GTGGCTTCTTCGGCTGGCTTTCGCTTGGTATTGTTATTGGCCCTGCTGGGGCCGGGCGCTGCCGGGTGCGCCGCAGCGCAGGTGCTGCGCCGCCCCGTGCCCGACAAGCTGGTGGTCCTCACCTTCGACGATGCGGCCGTGAGCCACGCTACCTACGTGGCCCCGCTGCTAAAGCAATACGGCTTCGGGGGCACGTTTTTCGTGTGCGAATTCCGGGAGCCGCCGTTTGCTGATAAAACCAAATACATGACCTGGGCGCAAATCCAGGGCCTGCACCGGCAAGGGTTTGAAGTGGCGAGCCACACGCTCACCCACCAGCACGTCAACAAAATGAGCCGGGCGCAGCTGGGTGCCGAGCTCGATTCCATCGAGGCGCGCTGCCGCACCTGGGGCATTCCCCGGCCCACCACCTTCGCCTACCCCGGCTACGACACACACCCCACGGCCACGGCGCTGCTGCCCGAGCGCGGCTATGCCTTTGCCCGCGCCGGCGGGGCCCGCGCCTACGACCCCGCCACCGACCACCCCATGCTGCTGCCCAGCTTCAGCATTTCGGGCCCCGACACGGCCAGGGTGCTGAGCGCCATCCGGCAGGCGCACGACGGCCGTGTGGTGATTCTGACCGTGCACGGCGTGCCCGACGTGGCCCACGACTGGGTGACGACCCCGCCCGCGCTGTTCGATGCCTACCTGAAATACCTGCACGACCACCACTACCGGGTCATCGCCCTGCGCGACCTGGCCCGTTTTGTGAATGTGCCCGAAGCCCTGCGCACCCTGCCGCCGCGCTACAAACACCTGAAATAA
- a CDS encoding porin family protein — MATAPAQSQTNVSIGPTIGLNVSTAPYSERRTYTTTYTTGLEAGVVASINQGHFALQPALLISQKGFGINDNYTDDSYGQVTIIATKATYRLNYLALPLNLAYTQLEDGQGLQAFVGAFAGLLLGGDYSSGTSYSVRTPHSATGGYSNVSGNVAGGDYFSNSVGDKTYYSRRYDFGVQGGLGYRQGQLQMQLGYSLSLRNLGADYKFGNGSTAPGPSYRNRAFNLSLAYLFATAR, encoded by the coding sequence TTGGCCACTGCCCCGGCCCAGAGCCAAACTAACGTAAGCATCGGCCCTACTATTGGCTTGAACGTTTCAACAGCACCCTATTCCGAGCGCCGAACCTACACCACCACGTATACAACGGGCCTTGAAGCGGGCGTGGTAGCTTCCATCAATCAGGGCCATTTCGCGCTGCAACCGGCGTTGCTCATTTCGCAAAAAGGGTTTGGCATCAACGATAATTACACCGACGACAGCTACGGCCAAGTCACCATCATTGCGACCAAGGCAACCTATCGGCTCAATTACCTCGCGCTGCCATTAAACCTGGCTTACACCCAGCTAGAGGATGGACAAGGCTTGCAGGCTTTTGTGGGGGCTTTCGCGGGACTGTTGTTGGGCGGCGATTATTCCTCTGGCACCAGCTACTCGGTCAGAACGCCGCACTCGGCCACGGGCGGCTACTCCAACGTTTCGGGCAACGTGGCCGGCGGCGATTATTTTTCCAATTCTGTCGGCGATAAAACGTACTATTCTCGACGCTACGATTTCGGTGTGCAGGGTGGCCTGGGCTATCGGCAAGGGCAATTACAGATGCAATTGGGCTACAGCCTGAGCCTGCGCAACCTAGGAGCCGACTACAAATTCGGGAATGGCAGCACGGCCCCCGGGCCGAGCTACCGGAACCGTGCCTTTAATCTCTCCCTGGCTTACCTGTTTGCTACGGCCCGATAA